In Pristiophorus japonicus isolate sPriJap1 chromosome 3, sPriJap1.hap1, whole genome shotgun sequence, the sequence CTGTTTTCATTCCACAGTTTAAAAAGAAAAAGATGTTTTAACATGAAAATAATTGCAGTCGGCTTTGGAGCATGTGCTGAATAATGTTTTGTAGACAGAAGGGTGGCTGCCAATCAGCAATGTGTTGTGACACAGCCAGAAGGGTGATGGACGGGCATACTTCTGTTTGCAGAAGCCATTCGAACACTACCCAAATAATTTAACATAAAAATGCATCTTTTTAAGTATTTTGAAATGTTTATAACTTGGCTGTCTTGGGAGTGCTACAACTTTTAAAATAACTGTTCCCAGCTAGAACTTTGTATTAAATACTGAAATCTCCTAATGGCTCGGTGGAGAAATATGTTAGCTTGGTCTCTTTGGCTCATTACCAATCAAGAAACTTGCCAGCTTTGATGCTAGTCTGTGTGGAGTTAGCTCGATTTCACATAAGGGCACTACAAGTGGCCTCAGCGGGCCAGTTTGGTGAAGTGGGATTGCAGGAACAGAAAAATTGAACTgcttgctatccagtgactcctgctggaagatGTATGTTTGCAAATGCTGGGCAAGACCAAGGATTGGGCTTGCCTGGGACGCCCTAAGGTGAAATAGCCTGCTGAAAATGTCTAGGTTCACACATGGATAGTCACTTGGAAGAAGTACCTGAAGGCTACTAACACCTGTGGAACCGTACAACATGACCAGCATTCCATTATGACACTAAGCATTGTTATAATCTCTGCTACACATTGTATGCTCATcaaattttatttgttttaaattgCTAGGTTTTCTATacaattttttatatatatatatatatatattttttaatcaaaTCATTATTTGATTAATAGACTTCTGTATTGGCTGCTGAATAAGTTGTTAACTGGACTAATTTAGAGTAATGTAGTTACAAGTGACTAGCTGCTGCCTTTTAAATTCTGTAACTGTTTTCCTCCTATATGGGTTGGGGCTAAAATGCCCTCTGTAAACCCCCCAAAATTTCTTGTAGTAAGGGTTTAAGTTTAATTAAATTTTTTGCAGAGATTTGAGATTTGCGTTGAGCATTTcatttctccagcccctgccctcaCCTTCACGTTTAATAGTTGGGACAACTCGATGTTTTCTGCTGCATTACTGCCAACGTTCTATTTAGGGCTATAATTCTTAGAGCTATTATCTAGATGCAATCAATTGCTTGGTATGTAGagaaggggtttggggggggggggggaggggtggcgagATGTCAGCTGTGGCAGAGATCTTTATTTTTTGGCCAATTACTGACACATCATATCTGTACTACTCTGCCACATAGTCTGTTGTTTTGATGGATTAATTACAGAAATGTTTAAGAACATCTTTTTGATTTCCTGGTTTGTGCTCATCTTTTTAAAATCCATATGGCTACTCTCTTAGGCCTCATGTGTAATATGGGCCAGGGCATTTGCATCTTTCCTGCACTGTGTACTTATTAGCTGGTTCTTTACTAGCTTTCTAAAATTGTTGTTTTGTATGACGGGAATAGCTTATAATGGGATGTTGAGTTTGCctatccattcgatggcctcctgagatgctgagtggagaaatgaggtgccaccAGCAGCAGAtcttagtgggcaggttgatgtgatgtgtttcATGGCCACAGTCTCACTAGGTCATCTctcatcttccacttgtggagcaggtggcAGCATCGTTCGTGCCCGATGTGGATTAGGTCGCGGCTATCCACTGTCCTcgagggaggtcgaagccaggAACCTCTGCTATTGGCTCAATGATGAGATGTTGGTTCTTTGTTGCCTGAGTCCCATGATTCCGTCCATTTTATTAACCTGATGTCCGACACATTCAGTAGTGAGTGTACATGATCAATCTCTTGCCAGTGGTTGGATTCTTTATGTAGCTAAAAGCTTATTTTTTGGTTCAATTTGACcttgtttctcaccattttaaaactgCCAAGGAAAATGGTCTTGTTTGTAGGCCACCAGCAGCAGGATTGGCCAATTTTCCCCTTCGTTTAGGACGGTAGTGTTTTCATTTTGATGAGGCTCATACTGGAAGTTTTACCTGTCAGCATTTTATAAATTCTAAAATTTCTTGCACTAGAATTTTTTTTCTGAAGCCTAGGTGAAGGTTCAAAGTGCAGTGCATGAGGTATGGCAATGGCAAAAATGTAGATAAATACAGTAGTGGGTAGATGACAAGCTTGGGGTGTCAGAACCTGTTGATTATAGGAGATGGGGAAAGTTGAGTTAAataggaatttctgttttcagtgcAGCGAAGGGAAAGTGTATTAGGGTGCAATGTCTGTCATAGTTTCAGGGTAGTGCAAGTTTTAACTCCTGATTGTGATCAACCTTTCCGTTGCTGCCCAGCTGACAAACTTGTGACCTATGGCTGTCGAGtactgtgtgttttttttaatgcagtTTGGCAACGGAattcaaacggcaattgatgctcggtcagttaattttaaatctgagattgatagatttttgttacccaaaggtattgagggatatgggccaaaggtgggtatatggagttaggtcacagatcagccatgatctcattgaatggctaaatggcctactcctgttcctatgttcctaattttaaagatttttttaaTGTAGCAATTATACACAATCTCCTTTGCACATTTGGAATATATAAGTATATAATTTCTGGGAGAAGTAATATGTTCTGTATCTTTAAAATATAAAAGAAACTTTAACCTCTTTGCACTTGGAAATaaaagattttttttgtgctggCTGGTGGGTAGGGAAACGAGTTGCTGACTAAGTGTTTCACTAACTTGTTTTCCATTCTCTCCCTTTGTTTTAATGTTTTGCTTTTGTTGCTCTAACCCATCTCTCTTTGACATGGCCTGCACTCGTGACCTGGAACGCCATGGAAACCGTGTCTCCACTCCCCTTTTCTTCGAACTGGAACCTTTTGTATTAACCCGTCGTCTGATTGCGCAGTGGTGAAGCAAAGGATGCAGATGTACAACTCGCCCTACAAACGAGTCTTAGACTGTATGAGGACAGTGTGGAAAAATGAAGGGGCTGGTGCATTCTATCGGAGTTACACCACCCAACTGACTATGAACATCCCTTTCCAAGCTGTTCATTTCATGACTTATGAGTTCTTGCAGGAGAAGTTGAATCCGCACAGACAATACAACCCCTCCTCGCATGTTCTCTCTGGCGCTATGGCAGGGGCTGTCTCCGCAGCGGTAACAACACCACTGGACGTTTGCAAAACACTACTAAACACACAGGAGTCCCTGGCTCTAAACTCCCTCAACATCAGCGGACATCTTTCTGGCATGGCAAATGCCTTCAGGACGGTTTACCGGCTGGGTGGTGTCCCAGCGTATTTTAAGGGGGTTCAGGCCAGAGTTATCTATCAGATGCCATCTACAGCTATTGCCTGGTCTGTGTATGAGTTCTTCAAGTACTTCATTAGCAAACATCACCGTGAAAGAAGGTCAACTTACTGAAATTCAATAAGCCAGTACTGATGCCATAGAATCCTATTTGGACTGCAATACTGCTATCTTTCCATTGTTGCACCCTTTTTAATAAGAGACTCTGGCAGTAGATCTGATCCAAGCTGCACTCTTCAATAGACTAAAATGATCACCATGTCTCCTGACTATATAATGTCAAACCAAAGTTTGTGTATTTGCTGTAACATCTAACAAGACAGGTAGACTTGGCCGTTGTCGACAAATAAAACGCACAGGTATTTGCTGCTGGCACAAATGTGGATGTGTTGGGCACATTTGAAGGCCTAGCCATTGTTTTAACATTTTTCCTTTTGGATACTTATTTTCCCTCTCGATTCTCTCCTCCAGTTTGCTGGGCTGgtttaaaagatttttttttttaaaaagcacatacAAGTTTACATGTCAAGCAAAGTGTCAACTGTTGCACCTATGTATGTATGTGTACTGTTTCATCAAAGTAGTTCAGAGTACTTCAATCACTGCCAAGGTAGGCATCAAACTGCTTAGCACAGAAGGCAAATACTGTTTGTTTTTTAAACTGTATTTTACTGCACTCTTTGTACTGCATCAAGCTTTTTCATGCCTACATTTGCATCAGCAATGTACCTAAATAAGAACTGAAATGTAGccctttatattcactggaatattATTCTGGAGTTATTTTGCCCAGCAAATTCTTTGCTGATGTAGAGAAAAGGGTTTTCCACAAGGAAGATGATTAAACAAAAAGACAAGAAATGTTGTGGTGGTCTTATTTCTCTCtcgtttttatgttttttttttctgtGAACTTGATACTGTGGTGTATCATGGAGTTGCCATATTTCTTTGATTTTTGCAAGGTGCAttatacatgttcagccatgatatgTAGTAAAGGTTTAGGGAATACATTGCTGATTGGCAGCAGTGCAATACCACTTTTAACATTAGATTTCCTTGCCTTGATCTGACATAACAGATTAAATTGCTCAACTGTGGACTTGGATTTATTAACATGCAGTGTGACTTAATGATGCAGGGCCAGTGCCAAGATTGGTATTTAACCCTTTCAGGACTCCATCACAAATCCTAAAGGTAACCAAATTGCAGGTTTTAATTTTATTCAAAAGATGCTGTGAAACAGTGAACTAAGACGTTTGCTTTAACCGTGAGAAAAGCCACAGTGCACAATATAGGATGCTAGAGATTGAAATGTGTAGGACTGAAAGCAAAACCAAGTAGTGATCAGGTGAGGCCAAGTTTGGATTTTAAATGCTTGTAGAGCGAGTAGATGGGAGACGGTGCAAAAAGGTCTGGCAACCAGCCAAGGCACTTGCAACATCCTTGTTGAGTTGGCAGTATTGCTAAAAAAAATACTTGCCTTTGTGAAGTCACTTTTTAGGTGAAGTACTCTGCCTAAGAAGGTCAACCTATTCTGTACATATTTGTGATTCTGCTTGTAACTATCATCGGAAGCTTTCACGAGAAGTCGAGAGTGCACTGGATAGGGGGGGTGGAGGACATATTTTTAGGTTTCAAGAAGCAGAGAATGTTAAGTAATTTTGGACCAATTGATGCACAGTGTTGAATTCAGATTGGGGGCATTTGCTTAGAAGTTTCAATCATAATTTTTGGCCTCcggtaaggtggggggggggggggggcgacggggGGAGGAAGAAGTGATGGTGAGAGAGATAAACCAGGGACATCGAAAGATACCACAAAAAacccagaataagggatcgcccatttaaaactgagatgagggggaatttcttctgaggggtcatgaatctgtggaattctctaccctagagaactgtggaggctgggtcattgaatatatttaaggtggagatggacagaacaTAAGGAAGGAACCCAAAGGAGCCTAAATTGCATAATGTGAATACATAATTTTATTAGGCCTGGTAAAACCAAATGGAAAATTTTATATGGACCCCAGGACTGAAATTCTAGATGGTTAGACCTTTTCAATCGATGTTTCCTGAAGGATGTATTAATGAAATTTGTCCGTTGTTGGAAGCATTTGACAATGAAGGAGAGGGATTGTGTTTGAAAATAATTTGAATGCAGTTGGCCCAAGGTATTTCCTGCATGCCTCAAGTGAAGGTATATTTGATTTGATCACTGGGGGATTTTGTGCCCAGATATGTTTTTCTAAAGCTGCAATATTACCCTTGACTCTTAATCTTTTTATGAATGTTTTCTTACATTTGTCACAGCAAAGGACCAAAATTGCATCTTCCATGTGAGTCCAAATTCATTGCATCTCGTTCTTCCTGTAATCAATTTTTATCATCTAACATTGCATATCATGTATAACTAACAAACTTGTGAGCAGTTCAACTGACGGCTTCGCCCGGATCATTAATAAAGATGAAGGACACCGATGCCTGTGGGACTGCGCTAGTAATTAGTTGCCATGCAGCAGCACTGTTATAATAATCTTCTGTCTTTAAGAATACAACCAATTCCTTATCCGTCCCAAAATCTTCCTGCGAATTCCACAGGGACTAATTGTGTGGTACCCTATCAAAGCCCTTTTTAAAATCCAGGTATATAATATCAACTGGAATACCTACACCTACATCCACCAACGTATTGACTTCCTTGAAAATTAGTGAGATATGAGCACCTTTTCTAGAAGTCATGTTGAGACTCTTAATAACTCCATCTCTGTCAAGGTGGTCATACAGCATATCTCCAATGATCCTTtcccatcataggcagccccttgaaacgaggatgacttggttctacaccaaaaagggatgagttcacaggtgtttcaatgaatgacctgatgttccagatcctgaactacatgttgaagggtggaaagatgcctatgtgtggatttttttttacgtgtggtggccattgcacactagccaccacatgggcttgacagagctaggtcttggtccagtggccagggttaaccaagacgactggagaccagctctgttgcatggacctagtgcgcacacattgcaGTGGGCTGGCTCacactgccccagggccctcgccttttctgagccccaaactcatgcctctcctgggcccccggtcacttccctctatgaactcttgccactcTTTCGCCCCTTGtattgtgcctgcctgcactgcaattagcaacctggcttcacagccgtcgcgcTGCTGCCTACAGTGGCATGCCGCtgtacgctgctccctctaatggccctggcccgctgatggtcttgcaggccgggactgcgcgaTTTCCGAACCGGGCCGTCGCACACTGCTCCCTGCAATGATCCCTTCTAGCAACTTGCCTATCAACCGGTCAAGCTAATAGGCCAATTTCTTGGTTCTGACTTATTGCCCTTTCTTTAAAAAAATGGAAGCACGTGGTCTCTCTTGTCCATTAGTGTGATCCTAGAACCCTGGTGAACTGCTAAATATACcagcaaggatgtcacagagcacagCCCCTGCTGTTACTGGAGTAGGAATCctgaggcttggactaataatccagcaaAAGTGAATTcatatcccaccatggcagtttgagaatttgaatttttttttgattgGATTTGATTGTTGTATAAAACCCAATTGGTtccctaatgccctttagggaaggaaacttgctatCCTTGCCCAGTCTGACTTATGGCTCCAGTCCCACACCGACATGGTTGATttttctgaagtggcccagcaagcccaCTCAATTGTATCAGACCGCTACAAAAACTGGCAGTAccttcatcgtcatcataggcactccctcggattcgaggaagacttccttccactcttcaaatgagtcctcaggtagctgaacagaccaatacgagaactgcagtccctgtcacaggtggaacagatagtcattgagggaaagggtgggtgggtcaggtttgccgcacgctcttttcgctacttgcacttgatttctgcatgctctcggcgatgagactcgagatgctcagcgccctcccggatgcacttcctccacttaaggcggtctttggccagggattcctcgatgtcggtggggatgtgcactttttcagggaggctttgagggtgcccctgtaacatttgctctgcccacctttagcttgtttgccatgaaggagttccaagcagaGTAGGTCAGACCACTACAAAGACtggcagcaccttcaccacacagactgcagcggttcaagaaggcggccccccaccaccaccttaatggcaactagggatgggcaataaatactggccttgtcagcaacgcgCTCACTGCAAGAATGAATCATTTTAATCCATTTCTTTGAGCATCCTTGGGTGAATGTCATCAAAGGTGGGCAGCCTGTGGACTGTTTTGCGGTCCCTTATTCGAGTTAGGACTATTTCTGTATCCACTTTGACACTTTGGTTTATAATGGATCTTTTTTACTGTAGGGACAAAAAAACTTTCCCTTTGCCCAAGTATGTTTTCAAAGGCATTCCAATTCCTTCCGTGTTGCTAATGAGGTAGTCTCAATAGTGCAGTTACTTTAATTGGGAATGAGAGATGTTAAGTTGGTTAGATTGCACTACCAACGGATTTATGTAGCTATTGAAAATTTAATCTTGAGTTCTCTACTAAGCTGAACAATTACTAGTGGGAATAAAATTAGGGATGAGAAATAAAAATATAAAATCGAAATGAAAATcacaacataaataggagcaggagtaggtcatttggccccttgagcctgctccgccatggctgatctgatcatggactcagctccacttccctgcccgctcctcatcaccctttactctcttatcgctcaaaaatctgactacgccttaaatatattcaatgacccagcctccacagctccctggggcagagaattccatagatttacaaccctcccagaGAAGAAATGttatctcatctcagttttaaatgggtggccccttacccctagttttagtttcctctgtaagtggaaatatcctctttgcatccaccttgtcgtgccccctcattatcttataagtttcaataagatcacacctcattcttctgaactccaatgtgtataggcccaacctcctcaacctgttggttgagggataaatattggaggggtggggggggaaagagtgtggtactcccctgctcttcaaaatagtgccgtggaatctttaacAGTTCCCTGACGGGTTTAACTTCTgagagaaggcacctctgacagtaccgcgcttcctcagtactgcactggattatccgcccagattttgtgctcaagtttctaccgtgggacttgaaaccacaacattctgactcggaggcgagcatgctacccactgagtcaccgtGTCCTCAGGGAAGATCACTTCAATCAGTGTTCGCTCCTTTTAAAATCTTTCAAATGAGGCCACGCGTTAGATATAGGAGGGGGAAAAAATTCTAAGAAAAAGGAAATAGAGATACCAGTGGTCCAACCATTCTTTGCCATACCCCACCAGATAGCCAGCCTAATCCGTTTTGCTGAAAAGCGCAAGTAGCCACCAGACTGAAGATGGCGCTTACTGATCGCAGCCGTGTCATGGATGGTGGTAACGAGAGCAGCCGCAAGACTGTCGGAAAACAAACCTCGTCAGCTATTTGCTGGGTGTTGGGAAAAGCGAAGCTCCGGGCCAGCTGGCTGGATTGGCGAGGAACGATTTCAAAAGGAATTATTTGTGTTCGGTGCTGCAAGCGACGTATTTTAAAGCATGTTTATAGGTATTTGGCCTTGTTGTTGAGTGCTTGACTTTCAACTTGTTTGACTGATCCGTATTGAAAGCGACGTGCTGTTTGGTCTCTGATACAGGTGCATGCGTGACCTCTGGCCTCACAGTCCAAAAAAATAGGGAATGAATTGCTCATTACTAACCACTGACAGCCCTCCTCCAGTACAGAGTCGGACGTGCAGCAGACTCTCAACACTGGAAAACATTTTCACTATACCATGCCTGCGCTGTTTGATTTTCTGCTTTGCTTATCTCTTGCAACTTGAATCGCAGTCGGTAAGAAAGGAAGAGCTGCATTTGTATCATGTTTCTCAGGAACATTGCAGAGCCCTTTGCATGTAATGAATCACGTGTAAATGCAGTGACTTGTTACCCGGCCAAGTGCAGCATCCTTTTACGTAGAAATTGTGGGGTAGATTTTCAAATTGCCCTCCTGGGTACAAATTGCAGATCAGGCACCCCTTGTAGAAACCACCCGATGTTAATTTCCAATGTTGTAAACCTACAATTGCCCAGCATatgagcagtagtcctaatcccattTGGCCTCTCTCTTCCCattttgagtgtcagctgtggctcagtgggcagcactttcccctctgagtcaaaaggttgtgggttcaacctcTCCAGGGACGTGCACataaaaaatctaggttgatactccagttccttgctgagggagtgctgcactgtcttgcagatgagacattaaaccgaggcccgactgctctcaggtggacgtaaaagatcccatggcactattttgaagaacagcagcggagttatcgccggtgtcttggccaatacttatccctcaatcaatatcactaaaacagattatctgggtcattaccacattgctgtttgtgggagcttacttgtgcgcaaattggctgctgcgtttcctacattacaacagtgactacactccaaatgtacttcttcattggctgtaaagcactttgaggcatccggtggttgtaaaaggcgctatataaatgcacgtcttttatAATCTCTTTACTCCCCTTTGATTCAACCTAattctcttgcatttaatcttctttctaacTTGTTCTAGACCCATCAACCACTGGAAACCATCTGTTTCTATCCACCCCAAGTCTTCATAATTCTAAACACTTCTACCAAATCACACCTTAATCtcctctacaaaagcaaaatactgcggatgctggaatctgaaataaaaacagaaaatgttggaaatactcagcaggtcagacagcatctgtggagagagagaaactgagttaacgttttgggtctgtgaccctttcctcagaactggaaaagtttgagatgtaacagattctttagGACGTGCAGGGGTTGTgaagggggggaggggttgggggaggaaagaacaaaagggaaagtctgtgatagggcggaaggcaggagagatataagacacaaaagggataatgggcaaatatgagatggtaatggcacaagttaagaaacaaaagatgagtctcatcatcatcatagcagtccctcggaatcgaggaagatttgcttccactattaacatgagttctcaggaggctgtacagtccaatacgggaaccacagtctctggcaCAGATGGGGCAGCTAGTCGTTGAggaaagaggtgggtgggactggtttgccacacgctctttccgctgcctgcgcttgatttctgcatgctcttggcaatgagactcgaggtgttcagtgccctcccggatgcacttcctccacttagggcggtctttggccagggtctcccaggtgtcagtggggatgttgcactttattagagaggctttgagcgtgtccttgtaatgtttccgctgcccacttttggctcatttgccgtgaaggagttctgagtaagtgcttgcttagggagtctcgtgtcgggcatgcgaattatgtggcctgcccagcggagctgatcaagtgtggtcagtgcttcaatgctggggatgttggcctggtcgacgacgctaatgttggtgcgtctgtccgcccaggggatttataggatcttgcggagacatcgttggtggtatttctccagcgacttgaggtgactactgtacatggtccatatttctgagctatacaggagggcgggtattactacagccctgtagaccatgagcttggtggcagttttgagggcctggtcttcaaacactcttttcctcaggcggccaaagatgagtttagatggggtgtgaatggtggaatcattaCCAGCTGCCATCGGAAAGAAAAACAAAGGGGggggttgtaaaaaaaaaaaagaggatagggagaaaaaatatgggcagaggttatggtctgaaattgttgaactcgatgttgagtccagaaggctgtaaagtgcctaaacaaaatatgaggtgctgttcctcgagcttgcgttgtgcttcattggaacagtgtcggaggccaaggacggagaggtcagagtgggaataatTTCCTCTGTTTGAATGAGAACAGCCCTAGTTTTACAACACTATTTTTATATTTTCTtataccaggcagcatcccagttagGAAGCATCCTAGAGAATCTTCTGCACTCTATTGCTTCTACATCCTTCCTACAgcgtggaacccaaaactgcacagtCTTTACTGTGGACTTATTGATGTTTTTTTGATAGATTCTccacttttatattctatacctcgtgcTGTACAATCCAATGTTACATTCACTTATTTATGGCCTTATGcatttgaggtgctgcttttaatcATAGAATTTAATGTCTTGTGAGCTTGTACCCCAAATCAAACTGCTCTTTCACATCACCCAGCTTTCTcccattcaaagtataattattTTTCTTTTATCAAAATGTATTACCTCCCGTttcctgacattgaattccatctgccactttttggCCCATTCCACCATTCTATCAATATCCCCAAGCAGCTTCCTTTGGTCCCCAGCATTATTTACCATGCCTCCTATTTTActattatctgcaaatttggacaccACTCCCTCTAGCCCTATATCCCAATTATTGATGTACACAGTAAACAGAAGCGTTCCAGAACAGAACCCTGTAGGACATCGCTATCCACTTCCGTGCACTGTGAGAAACGGCTCTTCAATCCACTGTTTTCCCCCTTCCAACCAATTTTCCAATCCAATTTGCTGCCCCTCCACTAATTACTCACCCCTTAATCATCTCCAGTCGCCTCCTGCGTGGTACTTTGTTAAAGGCTTTCTGACAGTCCAGTTACACCACACCCGCTATATTCCTAAATGCACCATCCATTATGCTACCAAAACATACAGATGAGAGAGAGCAAGATTGCAGGCTCGGTCCCCGGCCTTTACTGTGTTCGCTTTCTAAACTCCAGGTGGCAGTAGCGGTGTTGCAGTTGGCCTCAACACagctggagagagagaaacaaatccAGGTTCCTGCTCGCcagccagtgacccctgctggaaaggaAATATGTGCGGTCGACAGGTGAGGACAAGACTGGATTTGTGTACAACTTCCTCTGTTTCTTAAATCAAACCTTTACAAAAAATTAGAATGAATGTCCATTTGGTGGTTGATTTTCTAGTTGAATAATGCTATTCAAAGGAGTGGTGTGACTTTATATAAAGTCCCTTCTGAGAGGGCAAGGAACAGTTGGAGCCACAAATCTGAGAAGGGCCAGAGGTGAAAGGGGAGCTGGATGGTGGTTGGCCtcttgaggtgatggtgtttctatgagcctgctgcccttgtccttctaggtaaagAAATAATAAGTTTGTGCATAATATTGGTTAGGACACAGAACACCGTATGCATTTTTCGGCGCCCAGTAACAGGAAGGACATTAACACTATAGAGAGCCGACTGTGGATTCACCAGGGAAATGCCAACGATGGGAATCTACTTATGAGAGGAGACTTCAGAAGTTGGGGCCACTCCCACTTGGCCAGAGAAGGCtgaggaaatttaatagaggtttattaaaattatgaaagatttttctTTATGCcgctgaagtaccttgggatgttttgctgtgttaaaagtgctatataaatgttagcagtaaaagaaaaaaatacttgcatttatacaatgcctttcatgacttcagcgcTTCGCAGACAtttaagtacttttttttaaaagtgtaaaCAGCTttgttacatagaaaacatagaaagcagagaagtcctgctacaactgtacagggtattggtgaggccacacctggagtactgcgtacagttttggtctccatatttaaggaaggatatactagcattggaggctgttcagagaaggttcactaggttgattccggagatgaggggcttgacacgaggatagattgagtaggttgggccgatacacattggagttcagaagaatgaggtgtgatcttatcgaaacatataagataatgagggggctcgacaaggtggatgcagagaggatatttccactcataggggaaactaaaactagggaacatagtcttagaataaggggccgcccatttaaaactga encodes:
- the slc25a28 gene encoding mitoferrin-2 isoform X2, giving the protein MQSLQPDPAARYRNVMDALKRIVRTEGFWRPMRGLNVTATGAGPAHALYFACYEKIKKTLSDTIHPGGNSHIANGAAGCVATLFHDAAMNPAEVVKQRMQMYNSPYKRVLDCMRTVWKNEGAGAFYRSYTTQLTMNIPFQAVHFMTYEFLQEKLNPHRQYNPSSHVLSGAMAGAVSAAVTTPLDVCKTLLNTQESLALNSLNISGHLSGMANAFRTVYRLGGVPAYFKGVQARVIYQMPSTAIAWSVYEFFKYFISKHHRERRSTY